The genomic segment CGCCGTTCCCAGAGGACTAGGCGCAAAGCACGATGCCGAGGGCGAACTCGAAATCCTGCCGGAATTCGAGGCAGGCCTCCAGGACATCGAGGGCTTCTCGCACCTCTTCGTGATCTGGGTGTTCGACCGTTCCGAGACGGCGGCTTTGGTGGGGCCCACCCCGATCGATGGCATTCCCCACGGAGTGTTCGCGACCCGCTCCCCGTTCCGTCCAAATCCCCTCGGGCTGACCGTAGTCGAGCTGCTGGGCCGCGAAGGAAACAGGCTGCGTGTAAGAGGCGTAGACATGCTCGAAGGCACGGCGATCCTCGACATCAAGCCGTATCTCTCTGGAATCGCAGCCGATAAGCTGCGCCGCGGCTGGCTCGACGCCGCCGAATCGAAGGCTAAGGCCTGAAACAGAAATGCCGCCCGCAGGCGGCATTTTCTATGAACTGAAAACTACGAGCTCTAAATTCCAACCCCGTACTCAGCCGCCGCACTGTTATCCGAATGCGGATAGAAGTCGTAAGGCGTACGCTTCTTGAACTTGTACCAGCTGCGCAATTCGAAGCCCAGGAAGATCCCAAGACTGGCCGCTGCCATGCCCACAGAGAACCATCCGATGGCGCGTAACGCCTTGTGTTCGCTGATCCTTTCGATGGTCGCTTCCATTTCGGGCTCGTTCGCCATGGGCACCTTCCTTGTCAAGAATGATACCGCACATGTTTGCATGGCGGCCTTGGGCCTTAGACCCGCAATGTGAAGATTTGTTTACCCGATTGATTCGATACGGGCCGTCCAGGAAGCCTTTTCCACTTCGGGAAGAAAGCTCGCCTCTATCGAGTTCGATGCAAGCCGGCGCAGTTCGTCGCGGGTGAATCCCTGTTCGGTGTGCGCCAGCATATACTCGCCTTCCAGGTCCGATCCGAAGAAGGCTGGATCGTCGGAGTTGAGCGTGACCAGCAGCCCCAGATCGAAGTAGCGGCGCAGCGGATGCTCCGCCCAGGAGGCGCAGACCCCGGTCCGGACATTAGAGGTTGGATTCAGCTCCAGCGGAGTACTCCGTACCTTCAACTCCTCGAGAAGTTCGGAGTCCTGCACAGCCGACAGCGCATGCCCGATGCGCTCGGAACCGATAGCCAGCGCTTCTCGAATCGCCTCAGGCGGGGTGGTCTCTCCGGCATGGTTGGTCAGCCGCAGACCAGCGGCCCTGGCCTCGGCATACAGCTCGCGGAACGGCTCCGACCCGCAGCGGCGCTCGTCGCCGCCGAGACCAATGCCAATGATCGACGTGTACTCGCAGCGCATCTCGATCGCCTTGCGGAAGACGCGAGCAGCCTCTTCGAGCGTGAAGTGCCGCACGGCGTCGAAGATCCAGTAGAGGGAGATTCCAAGCTCCCGCTGTGCCCGGACACGGGCCTGCTCCAGCCCTGCAAAGATCGGCTCGAAGCACTCCGGATCGTGGTTGCGCCAGACGTAGATGACGCCGACTGAGATGTAAACCTCGGCGTGCACAATCCCCTGCTGGGCGAGCCGCTGGGCCATGCGCCAGGCTGCGAGTTCGTAGTCTGCCGGCCCGACCAAGCGGTTGGTGACCGCCTTGAATGCGTCGAGGAACCCCGAGAAGTCCTGGAAGCGGTAAAGCGCTTCGGCCTCAGCCTGCGTCAGCGGCTCGCGGTCATGCCGCTGGCTCAGCTCGACGAGAGTGGCCGGAGCGATTGTGCCTTCGAGGTGGAGGTGAAGCTCAGCTTTGGGAAGGCGGCGGATGAAATCCGCAACGTCGTTCATGAGACAAGTTTATCGGGCTGACGCGGCCAGATAAGCTGCGGCCAGGCGGATCAGCTCAGCGCGATACGATTCCTGCAGCTTGTGCGGCGCGGGCGACTCGATCAGCCGCCGTGCGGTGCCCGTGAAAACGCCGTAGAGCATCTCGGCCAGGCGTAGCGGTTCGGTGCAGAACTGGACGGGCGCGGTGGCGAGCATCCCCGCGACCGCGTCGCAGGCGCGGCTAGCCATCTCGCGGCCTATCCGTGCGCCGTCCACGTCATTGGCGATCGCGTAAAGGGCGGTGCTGGTGCGGACATTCTTCAGCTTGGCGTCGAGGAATCCGTTGACCAGCCCGGACGCCATCTCCTCCAGCGGCCGGCCGTGGTGTTCCAGGCAGGCACGCTGGACCGCGGAAACCACCTCGCCCAGGTGCCGCTCCAGGACCGCCCTTAGCAGCGCCTGCTTGTTAGGAAAGTACTGGTACAGCGTTCCCACCGATACCCCGGCACGGGCGGCGACCCGCGTGGTGGTCAGGTTCTCCTGCCCGACGGCGAGCAAAACCTGAACAGTTGCGGACAGGATGGCATCCACCGTCGCAGTGGAGCGAGCCTGCACAGGCGTTTTTCGCGGGTCCAGAAGTGGTGCTGCGGCGCGGGGCAAATGCGAACTCCAAACCTGAAGGTTCCTTCATCAAAACACCGGAAGCAAGCGGCAGGCAAATAAGCCGGCTTCCGAGAGGATTTGCAATGACGAAGACGAATGAGCTGGGTGGCGTGTTCACGTTTCCGGGAACCGACATGACGGTGAACCGCATGGGCTATGGCGCAATGCAACTGGCGGGGCCGCAGGTGTTCGGCCCGCCGAGGGACCGCGCCGAAGCGATCGCGGTGGTCCGTGAGGCGGTCGAGTCGGGTGTGAACCACATCGACACATCGGACTTCTACGGTCCGCACGTGGTGAACGAGATTCTGCGCGAGGCGCTGCACCCCTATCCGGCCGGGCTGACGCTGGTCACCAAGGTGGGCGCAAAGCGCGGGCCGAATGCCGAGTGGATCCAGAGTCTCGATCGCGAGCTCCTGGTCCAGTCGGTTGAGGACAACCTGCGCAACTTGGGCGTGGACGCGCTCGACGTAGTGAACCTGCGCGGCAGCGGCTTGATGACTCCGGATGGCTCGTCGATGGTCGGCGGTATGGAGGTGCTGGCCGAGCTGCAGCAGCAGGGTAAGATCCGCCACATCGGCCTCAGTAACGTGTCGCGCGAGCAGTTTGTGGAGGCGCGCAAGGTGGCGCCGGTCGTGACCGTGCAGAACTTCTACAACGTCGCGAACCGTGCGGATGATGCCTTCATCGACGAACTGGCCGCGGAGGGAATCGCGTATGTGCCGTTCTTCCCGTTGGGCGGATTCTCGCCCCTGCAATCAGGGACGCTGAACGAGGTTGCCGCCGAAGTTGGCGCGACGCCCATGCAGGTGGCGCTCGCGCGGCTTCTCCAGCGCTCGCCAAACATCCTGCTGATTCCGGGCACTTCGACGCGCGTCCATTTGCGCGAGAACCTGGCGGCGGCGGCACTTCGTCTGTCTGACGATCTGCTCGTGAAGCTGGACGACGTAGCGAAGGATGCCGTGCGCGCGGAATTCCACTTGGCGACCGCCAGCGCGCACTGACGGACGCCTGTGCTACCGCCCCGGATGCAGCGCGGGCTTAACCGCCGGCTTCGCCTTCGCAGGCACACTGGCGGCGGGTAATGCCTGCCGCACCGCGGGCCCACCCGCCGGCGGCCTCGGCGCTGGAACAACACCCGGCTTCGTCGAAGGTGCTGCATTCACCGTCTTCGGCGCACCCTGCGCCGGCACAGCTGTCACCGTCTTCGCACCCGATCCAGCCACGGGCGGTCTTGGCGCCGCAGCGGCTCCAGCCATGGCCGCCGGCTTGCTCATACTAGGCCGCGCTCCAGTCTTCACCGGCGCGGCCGCACCTGCGGCCGAAGCCTGCAGCAGCGGAGCCTTCTGCTCTCCCTGGTCGCCCAGGAACTTCTCGTTGTCCTTGCCCACGATGGCCTGCTTCATCACCGCCATCCAGATGGGTAGCGCAGCCTTGGCCCCCGTCTCCTTCTCTCCAAGCGACTCCCGGCTGTCAAATCCCACCCAGACGCCGCATGTGACAGACGGCGAAAAACCGAGGAACCACGCGTCGGTGTAATCGCTGGTCGTTCCCGTCTTGCCGCCTAGCGGGTGATTCAACTGCGAGGCCGCTGCGCCCGTACCGTGCGCCGTCACTGCCCGCAACAGCGTCATCATGGTTCGCGCCGTCTGCTGACTGATCACTTCCTTCACCTGCGGCGGATCCTCCCACAGGGTGATCCCGTCCGCATTCGATACCTTGCGGATCAGCCTTGGCTGCACGCGGATCCCGTCATTGGGAAACACCGAGTACGACGCCACCTGCTCTTCCAGCGTGATTTCCGCAGCACCCAGCGCCACAGGCAGATACGCCGGAATGTTGGACGTGACGCCGAACCGGTGCGCCATGTCGATCACCTTGTGAATGCCCACGCGCGCCGCCAGCTTCAGGGCCGGAATGTTCCGCGACTCCGCGAACGCGTTCGTAATCGTCATCGCGCCCTTGTAGTCGTTCTCGTAGTTGTGCGGCGTGTAGCTGCCAAAGCTCACTGGCCCATCGACGATCACGTCATCCGGCTTCACGCCGTCTTCCACCGCCGTGGTATACACATACGGCTTGAAGCTCGATCCCGTCTGCCGCTCCGCCTGCGTTGCCCGGTTGAACACGCTGACCGAGTAATCGCGCCCGCCCACCATGGCCAGAACATCGCCCGTGGTGTTGTCCATCATCATCAGCGCGCCCTGCGCGCCGGAATCCTGCTCGAGCGTCGCCTTGCGCCCCCCGCCCTCAAACCCATCCTGCAGATGCACGTAGATCACGTCGCCCGGCTTCAACAGCGCATCCGCATAGCGCTGCCCGGTCCACTGCCAGTCGGCCGGCTGCATAAACACTTCTTCCGACCCGATCCGCGCCCGCACCATCGTCGGCAGCACAGAAGTCACAACGGCATGCACATAGTCCCCGGGGCTATACTTCAGCGCCCAGTCGGGATGTTTGTAGCTCTCCATGTCGTTGCCATCGGCGATGACGTTGTCGAGCTTGCCGT from the Occallatibacter riparius genome contains:
- the tsaA gene encoding tRNA (N6-threonylcarbamoyladenosine(37)-N6)-methyltransferase TrmO — translated: MFTPKPIGFVRSPYSQTTAVPRGLGAKHDAEGELEILPEFEAGLQDIEGFSHLFVIWVFDRSETAALVGPTPIDGIPHGVFATRSPFRPNPLGLTVVELLGREGNRLRVRGVDMLEGTAILDIKPYLSGIAADKLRRGWLDAAESKAKA
- the add gene encoding adenosine deaminase codes for the protein MNDVADFIRRLPKAELHLHLEGTIAPATLVELSQRHDREPLTQAEAEALYRFQDFSGFLDAFKAVTNRLVGPADYELAAWRMAQRLAQQGIVHAEVYISVGVIYVWRNHDPECFEPIFAGLEQARVRAQRELGISLYWIFDAVRHFTLEEAARVFRKAIEMRCEYTSIIGIGLGGDERRCGSEPFRELYAEARAAGLRLTNHAGETTPPEAIREALAIGSERIGHALSAVQDSELLEELKVRSTPLELNPTSNVRTGVCASWAEHPLRRYFDLGLLVTLNSDDPAFFGSDLEGEYMLAHTEQGFTRDELRRLASNSIEASFLPEVEKASWTARIESIG
- a CDS encoding TetR/AcrR family transcriptional regulator; this encodes MDAILSATVQVLLAVGQENLTTTRVAARAGVSVGTLYQYFPNKQALLRAVLERHLGEVVSAVQRACLEHHGRPLEEMASGLVNGFLDAKLKNVRTSTALYAIANDVDGARIGREMASRACDAVAGMLATAPVQFCTEPLRLAEMLYGVFTGTARRLIESPAPHKLQESYRAELIRLAAAYLAASAR
- a CDS encoding oxidoreductase yields the protein MTKTNELGGVFTFPGTDMTVNRMGYGAMQLAGPQVFGPPRDRAEAIAVVREAVESGVNHIDTSDFYGPHVVNEILREALHPYPAGLTLVTKVGAKRGPNAEWIQSLDRELLVQSVEDNLRNLGVDALDVVNLRGSGLMTPDGSSMVGGMEVLAELQQQGKIRHIGLSNVSREQFVEARKVAPVVTVQNFYNVANRADDAFIDELAAEGIAYVPFFPLGGFSPLQSGTLNEVAAEVGATPMQVALARLLQRSPNILLIPGTSTRVHLRENLAAAALRLSDDLLVKLDDVAKDAVRAEFHLATASAH
- a CDS encoding penicillin-binding protein 1A is translated as MATPIQYVEEPQTLGRSHRREPDPEDKPVKAPKKPRAQKPRRKLAGKAALAILIVLSVVTGSLAGLTLVYSSDLPQIEDLERYRPSTTTDLYDQKGRVIGAFALQRRIVVNYNDFAPILRKAVVSIEDKDFESHGGINFWRIWGAAWHDIRSKGRAQGASTLTMQLARNLFFSADLARSVSGMRKIQEAFLAIQIERTFTKEQIFTLYGNQIYLGSGMYGFEAASQFYFGAHAKDLTLTQAALLAGLPKGPYAYSPILNPEKALKRRNLVISEMESDGLITHAEAGAARGTGLGLKLTQPEGSVAPWFQEEVRRELEKQFGSEQVHESGLRVDTTLDLDLQKTANQAVLDGVATYERRHGWNGKLDNVIADGNDMESYKHPDWALKYSPGDYVHAVVTSVLPTMVRARIGSEEVFMQPADWQWTGQRYADALLKPGDVIYVHLQDGFEGGGRKATLEQDSGAQGALMMMDNTTGDVLAMVGGRDYSVSVFNRATQAERQTGSSFKPYVYTTAVEDGVKPDDVIVDGPVSFGSYTPHNYENDYKGAMTITNAFAESRNIPALKLAARVGIHKVIDMAHRFGVTSNIPAYLPVALGAAEITLEEQVASYSVFPNDGIRVQPRLIRKVSNADGITLWEDPPQVKEVISQQTARTMMTLLRAVTAHGTGAAASQLNHPLGGKTGTTSDYTDAWFLGFSPSVTCGVWVGFDSRESLGEKETGAKAALPIWMAVMKQAIVGKDNEKFLGDQGEQKAPLLQASAAGAAAPVKTGARPSMSKPAAMAGAAAAPRPPVAGSGAKTVTAVPAQGAPKTVNAAPSTKPGVVPAPRPPAGGPAVRQALPAASVPAKAKPAVKPALHPGR